A single window of Paenibacillus sp. SYP-B4298 DNA harbors:
- a CDS encoding cohesin domain-containing protein, which produces MRSYLKRSMIAMLAMSIMLPSTMASASTVEDQPSPQVAAQDFTVNVTAGTTPLYSWEFDQGQVSSGSVTNTVKPGESAEAAQLQGSAAVVNDDLRGQVLSLSGGGNGTGWLKLPGDMYKNVSEELSFSVWANIDQSASGYTRLLSSTITEKGLTQSGVSGWQDPEFIFIAGGGAFNNRIYTGTNTSAVASYKGDIVWGSNPARGKWQHIAVTMKKDGSYALYLDGKPVAVNGIATTTSTSGATIASTLERLFDRDYLDALKFNEFGRSLYTSDGDIRGKFDDIRFYNVQLSAEQVSALYEETKHEGAGQARPASISVDVADRSLGQVFHGAAGALYAMSEPNVPDINLLLPIKPSHISQKPPNGIQHATGDALRVADYFFEAGGEAVNIVMQDYYQHWYYPSRTAEEYINEAVIPVVTAVKTFKEQWAAQHPGQNPDEKFIYIPFNEPEQNNTRYPQLLADNQTGKSSRAVFNSDWLAVTKKIKELDPGAVISGVNLTQYGAKVFEDFVPYCVENDCLPEIISWHMLWDKAFNQAASNITTFRAVEAKSTERYKELYPDRPLPFPLKVDINEYAQTSEIAVGGSLINYIARYDELKMNSMLPYWNTSNSYGSLLAGQNEPNGAWWLYKWYADMIGGDMGKVAVANSRNDNDPYGPGLYGLSSIQDDKKQVSFAFGGTKGDSKIVFNNLTGNANSPAFLAGAEQVHVTVWHAGYTGLTGFLVEPTQIIDRNYEVKNGAVTLDVKLDDYTSAYFAVITPAVQSTPQEVWFSRYEAEEAQVRTGVSLVDHYPRKSTGRSASNGQYVQGIKNQDSAVKWTDITVPSDGSYRLDMIGGSGAIASLRNQSNTGNVNQRINSEWFIKIDDKPAFKAVLRADYSLELLGGNTVFVDLEKGTHSLSISKYNPDNGEVGQGESTLDAIELTYNGGIGAAPSYRVQAEFAEYDAAKGLSRGSSIEGFQGAGYVTGYGQDSDANTRFVVSVLDDGMYDVKLRYASASAGNISLSHDRKKVTDIPVVNTNGQWNEATLRMFLRTGINLIDVKSSAALSLDYVDASFVDKKAIFSIEAEDAVISGTPAGSELPLVRSDEYAKYASGGKYVNGITSYDKAERYLEIQDIDVPEDGFYKLVVTYANGESAGTHAYNPDVVERYAQISINGAEPQTVYFKNTISWQQFATQTIDVELKAGKNTIRFSNNNTYNGGSNPYGGSDPQNFKPYTSVPNQYAPAFDRFDLYPQKPQAEASSSAVLTGEQTVNVGQTFELVYGLKQVEHNVYAQDITIKYDADKLQLVGEPVSLDNEQFRILDTEQGTGWIRIIGTNLKDSQTQPNRNVLKLQFQAKNVVGATTIQVTDVSLGDGQGPDIPVGGAEHTLQIRTKPPVAVGDFNNDDKVSVGDLAMMAKNYGKTDESPDWDQVKQYDIAVDGKIDIADLVKLAKIILNKQ; this is translated from the coding sequence TTGAGATCCTATCTTAAGCGTTCGATGATCGCCATGCTGGCCATGTCGATCATGCTTCCGAGTACAATGGCAAGCGCTTCCACGGTTGAGGATCAACCGTCGCCGCAAGTAGCCGCCCAGGATTTCACGGTGAATGTTACGGCTGGAACTACCCCCCTGTACAGTTGGGAGTTCGATCAGGGACAGGTGAGCAGTGGCTCTGTGACCAATACCGTGAAGCCGGGAGAGAGCGCAGAAGCAGCTCAGCTACAGGGAAGCGCTGCTGTCGTCAACGATGACCTGCGTGGTCAGGTGCTCTCCTTGTCCGGTGGCGGCAACGGTACCGGCTGGCTGAAGCTGCCTGGCGACATGTACAAGAATGTGTCAGAGGAGCTGAGCTTCTCGGTATGGGCCAATATTGATCAGTCGGCCAGCGGCTATACACGGCTGTTGTCCTCTACAATTACAGAAAAAGGGCTCACCCAAAGTGGTGTGAGTGGATGGCAAGACCCGGAATTTATTTTCATTGCGGGCGGTGGGGCATTCAATAACCGCATCTATACCGGAACGAATACAAGCGCAGTTGCAAGCTATAAAGGAGATATTGTCTGGGGCAGCAATCCAGCCAGAGGCAAGTGGCAGCATATTGCGGTGACGATGAAGAAGGACGGAAGCTATGCGCTGTATCTGGACGGCAAGCCGGTTGCAGTGAACGGCATAGCAACTACAACCAGCACATCCGGAGCGACGATTGCCAGCACGCTGGAGCGTCTCTTTGATCGCGACTATCTGGATGCATTGAAATTTAATGAATTCGGCAGATCGTTGTACACATCTGACGGCGACATTCGCGGCAAGTTCGACGATATTCGCTTCTATAATGTTCAACTGTCGGCTGAGCAAGTAAGCGCCTTGTATGAGGAGACGAAGCATGAAGGAGCGGGACAGGCAAGACCAGCGAGCATCTCGGTAGATGTGGCTGACCGTTCATTGGGCCAGGTGTTCCATGGTGCGGCAGGCGCGCTGTATGCAATGAGCGAGCCGAATGTGCCGGACATCAACCTGTTGCTTCCGATCAAGCCTTCGCATATCTCCCAGAAGCCGCCTAATGGCATCCAGCATGCGACAGGCGATGCGCTGAGAGTAGCGGATTACTTCTTCGAGGCAGGCGGCGAAGCGGTCAATATCGTGATGCAGGATTATTACCAGCATTGGTATTATCCATCCAGAACAGCGGAGGAGTACATTAACGAGGCTGTTATTCCGGTTGTGACCGCGGTCAAGACATTCAAGGAGCAATGGGCCGCCCAACATCCAGGCCAGAACCCGGATGAGAAGTTCATCTATATCCCGTTCAACGAGCCGGAGCAGAATAATACCCGTTATCCGCAACTGCTTGCAGATAATCAGACGGGCAAAAGCTCCCGAGCAGTATTCAACAGCGACTGGCTGGCAGTCACGAAGAAAATTAAGGAGCTTGATCCCGGCGCTGTTATTTCCGGGGTGAACCTGACGCAATACGGAGCCAAAGTGTTCGAGGATTTCGTACCGTACTGTGTGGAGAACGATTGCTTGCCGGAAATCATCAGTTGGCATATGCTCTGGGATAAAGCCTTCAACCAGGCAGCGTCCAATATTACGACCTTCCGGGCAGTAGAGGCGAAGTCCACGGAGCGCTACAAGGAGCTGTATCCGGATCGTCCGCTTCCGTTCCCGCTCAAGGTTGATATTAACGAGTATGCGCAAACCTCGGAGATTGCGGTGGGCGGCTCACTGATCAACTATATCGCCCGTTATGATGAGCTGAAGATGAACAGTATGCTTCCATACTGGAATACATCGAACTCCTATGGTTCTCTGCTCGCAGGGCAGAACGAGCCGAACGGCGCATGGTGGCTGTACAAATGGTATGCAGATATGATCGGCGGCGACATGGGCAAGGTGGCTGTCGCTAATTCCCGCAATGATAATGATCCGTATGGTCCTGGCCTGTATGGTCTGTCCTCCATTCAGGATGACAAGAAGCAGGTGAGCTTCGCATTCGGCGGTACGAAAGGCGACAGCAAGATTGTCTTCAACAACCTGACCGGCAATGCGAACAGCCCTGCCTTCCTTGCAGGAGCCGAGCAAGTGCATGTGACGGTATGGCATGCGGGTTATACCGGATTGACGGGCTTCCTGGTGGAGCCGACACAAATTATCGATCGCAACTACGAGGTTAAGAATGGGGCAGTAACGCTGGATGTGAAGCTGGATGATTATACCTCCGCTTACTTTGCAGTCATTACCCCAGCCGTCCAATCTACACCGCAAGAGGTATGGTTCAGCCGCTATGAGGCGGAAGAGGCGCAGGTGCGCACAGGTGTATCCTTAGTCGACCATTACCCGCGTAAGAGCACGGGCCGTTCGGCATCGAACGGACAATATGTGCAAGGCATCAAGAACCAGGATAGTGCAGTGAAATGGACGGATATTACGGTGCCATCAGACGGCAGCTATCGTCTGGACATGATTGGCGGCAGCGGAGCGATAGCAAGCCTGCGCAACCAGTCGAATACTGGCAACGTCAATCAGCGCATCAATTCGGAGTGGTTCATCAAGATTGATGACAAGCCGGCCTTCAAGGCCGTACTGCGCGCAGACTACAGCTTAGAGCTGCTAGGCGGCAACACCGTATTTGTTGATCTGGAGAAAGGAACACATTCGCTTAGCATCAGCAAGTACAACCCGGATAACGGTGAAGTCGGTCAGGGTGAATCCACGCTGGATGCGATCGAGTTAACCTATAATGGCGGGATAGGCGCAGCCCCGAGCTATCGGGTGCAAGCGGAATTCGCTGAATATGATGCGGCGAAGGGACTGTCCAGAGGCAGCAGCATCGAGGGCTTCCAAGGCGCAGGCTATGTAACGGGCTACGGCCAGGACAGCGATGCGAATACACGGTTCGTTGTGAGCGTGCTGGACGATGGCATGTATGATGTGAAGCTGCGCTATGCATCGGCAAGCGCGGGTAACATCTCGCTGAGCCATGACCGCAAGAAGGTCACAGATATCCCGGTTGTGAATACGAATGGACAATGGAATGAGGCAACCCTGCGCATGTTCCTGCGCACAGGCATCAACCTGATTGATGTGAAGTCTAGCGCGGCATTAAGTCTGGATTATGTCGATGCTTCCTTCGTTGATAAGAAAGCGATCTTCTCGATTGAGGCCGAGGACGCAGTCATCTCGGGAACTCCGGCTGGTTCGGAGCTGCCACTGGTGCGCAGCGACGAATACGCGAAGTATGCATCGGGCGGCAAATATGTGAACGGCATTACCTCCTATGACAAGGCTGAACGCTATCTTGAGATTCAAGACATCGACGTGCCGGAGGATGGATTCTATAAGCTTGTTGTAACGTATGCGAATGGGGAGAGCGCGGGGACGCATGCCTATAACCCGGATGTGGTCGAGCGCTATGCACAGATCAGCATCAATGGCGCCGAGCCGCAAACGGTCTACTTCAAAAATACGATCTCCTGGCAGCAATTTGCGACCCAGACGATCGATGTAGAATTGAAAGCCGGAAAGAATACGATTCGCTTCTCTAACAATAACACGTATAACGGTGGCTCCAACCCATACGGCGGAAGTGACCCTCAAAACTTCAAGCCATATACTTCGGTGCCTAACCAATATGCGCCAGCATTCGACCGCTTTGATCTCTATCCGCAAAAGCCACAGGCTGAAGCTTCCAGCTCGGCAGTGCTGACGGGTGAACAGACGGTTAACGTAGGCCAAACCTTTGAACTGGTCTATGGTCTGAAGCAAGTAGAGCATAATGTATACGCTCAGGACATCACGATCAAATATGATGCAGATAAGCTGCAACTGGTTGGAGAGCCAGTGTCGCTGGACAATGAACAATTTCGCATTCTCGATACGGAGCAAGGCACGGGATGGATACGCATTATCGGTACGAATCTGAAGGATTCCCAGACTCAGCCGAACCGCAATGTGCTCAAGCTGCAGTTCCAGGCTAAAAATGTAGTCGGAGCGACGACGATACAAGTGACCGACGTTTCTCTGGGCGATGGTCAAGGCCCTGATATCCCGGTCGGCGGAGCGGAGCATACGCTTCAGATTCGCACGAAGCCGCCAGTTGCGGTAGGCGACTTCAATAATGATGACAAGGTCAGTGTCGGCGACCTGGCTATGATGGCGAAAAATTACGGCAAGACGGATGAAAGCCCGGATTGGGATCAAGTCAAGCAGTATGACATCGCTGTAGATGGAAAGATCGACATCGCGGACCTGGTGAAGCTTGCCAAGATTATTCTGAACAAGCAATAA
- a CDS encoding S-layer homology domain-containing protein, whose product MTTKWIPLLLSVMLLLASFPQQASASEQPAFAMTSSASEVKVGDKIEVSITGSHLQDVYGFELRLSYDTGSLRFSESSTSWKGYTVPPIVEGGQVTVAHTKIGNVAGENGQVSFAKLTFEAIKEGEAAVQLAGVKLVNSQVASTTAEPKLSAKVTIVPERAPTVTFSDIQGHWAEKDMLRAAGMGWINGYPDGRFKPEEQVTRAQFTTMLSRALALTAAEGTAIEFADKESIPSYARPHVEQAVTAGIITGFADHTFRPEQVISRAEMTVMVMRALGLPDSGNEAQSSSFADAEQIPSWARAAVAAAAEHGLAKGRGGNRFVPDGTATRAEAVTFILRMLDYAPSI is encoded by the coding sequence TTGACAACCAAATGGATACCCTTGCTGCTGTCCGTCATGCTGCTGCTTGCGAGCTTTCCACAGCAGGCGTCTGCCAGCGAGCAGCCGGCATTTGCAATGACAAGCTCTGCTTCTGAGGTAAAGGTAGGCGACAAGATTGAAGTAAGTATAACGGGAAGCCATCTGCAGGATGTGTATGGGTTCGAGCTTCGGCTGTCGTATGACACAGGGAGCTTGCGCTTCAGCGAGTCCTCCACCTCCTGGAAGGGATACACGGTGCCGCCGATCGTGGAGGGAGGCCAGGTGACCGTGGCGCATACGAAGATTGGCAATGTAGCAGGTGAGAATGGACAGGTAAGCTTCGCGAAGCTGACCTTCGAAGCGATTAAGGAAGGAGAGGCGGCAGTCCAACTGGCAGGCGTGAAGCTGGTGAACAGCCAGGTCGCGAGCACGACCGCGGAGCCGAAGCTATCGGCGAAGGTGACCATTGTGCCTGAGCGTGCTCCAACGGTCACGTTCAGTGATATACAGGGGCATTGGGCGGAGAAGGATATGCTGAGAGCGGCAGGCATGGGCTGGATTAACGGCTACCCGGATGGACGCTTCAAGCCTGAGGAGCAGGTGACGCGGGCTCAATTCACAACGATGCTCTCCCGGGCGCTTGCGCTGACTGCGGCAGAGGGAACGGCAATCGAGTTTGCCGATAAAGAGAGCATCCCGAGCTATGCGCGCCCTCATGTAGAGCAAGCCGTCACGGCGGGGATCATCACAGGCTTCGCGGATCATACGTTCCGACCGGAGCAAGTCATCTCACGCGCGGAGATGACCGTTATGGTGATGCGTGCGCTAGGTCTCCCAGACAGTGGCAACGAAGCTCAGTCGTCAAGCTTTGCCGACGCAGAGCAGATTCCAAGCTGGGCTCGTGCGGCGGTCGCAGCCGCTGCGGAACATGGACTGGCCAAGGGTAGAGGCGGCAACCGGTTCGTTCCTGATGGAACAGCGACGCGAGCGGAAGCGGTGACCTTTATTCTACGCATGCTGGACTATGCTCCATCTATTTAG
- a CDS encoding transposase family protein: protein MQIQYINEMLDLPELTIIQILFIGSDELHIEALPVDQKQGCPCCKLDQAVIRKGYNEMRKIRHLAVFEKKTYLLVPSIRMYCANCEVGFVWAYDFVGPKQRYSQLFLSRVVEQALGATTAHSARMQKAPISTVQDMHNRVVPMICQQLTDQVWKEAQETNDLVLGIDDFAIKKGHTYNDETGRACRAYSIQKNYTCYSKKIPSRHEPGWNNLQ, encoded by the coding sequence ATGCAAATCCAGTATATCAATGAAATGCTTGATTTACCAGAACTTACGATTATCCAAATCCTGTTCATTGGTAGCGATGAACTCCATATAGAAGCCTTGCCTGTTGATCAAAAGCAAGGCTGTCCCTGCTGCAAGTTGGATCAAGCAGTCATTCGTAAAGGGTACAATGAAATGCGGAAGATTCGGCATCTTGCTGTATTTGAGAAGAAAACCTACTTGCTCGTGCCGAGCATCCGCATGTACTGCGCGAATTGTGAAGTCGGATTTGTATGGGCGTATGACTTTGTTGGCCCTAAACAGCGCTACAGCCAGCTATTTCTCTCACGCGTTGTGGAACAGGCGCTCGGTGCAACAACTGCCCATAGTGCTCGTATGCAAAAAGCGCCGATTAGCACCGTGCAGGATATGCACAACCGGGTCGTACCGATGATTTGTCAGCAACTTACCGATCAAGTATGGAAAGAAGCACAAGAGACAAACGACTTGGTACTGGGTATTGATGACTTCGCGATCAAGAAAGGTCATACGTACAATGATGAAACAGGGCGGGCATGTCGTGCCTATTCAATCCAAAAGAACTATACCTGCTATAGTAAAAAAATTCCATCCCGTCATGAACCGGGATGGAATAATCTACAATAA